The Candidatus Endomicrobium procryptotermitis DNA segment TTTATAGACAATGGATCGGCAAAACTTCCCGTGTATCCTTTGGGATGTTCTTTTGTGCCAAACTCTGAAAATCCGTCTTTTGTAAATATGTATCCGGCTGAACCCTGATTGAATAAATCTACCTTTCCGCTATAATGTGTGCATATCAATTTTTTCAGCCCAAGTTCTTGAAAGTTTTGTAAAAAGTATAATGCAAAGGCAGAAGTATTACGAGGGTTGTGTCCCGTTTCATTAGTATCTACTGCATCGTCGCAATTACAAAAAATAACCTTATCACACCATATTTCTGCGTCATACATTTCTATTTCTTTTTTTATGTCTTCATACCTTGTATAAAATTCGTCATTATCTATTTTTTTCGCTTTTGTTATAATATTTTCTCTTGTAAGTCCCCGTTCTTCTAATGATGGAGTTGTTTTTTTGACAACTTTGATTTTTACAATTTTGTTTTTAGGTTCAAGTTTTATAAATGTTTCTCTCACGAACAAATTATGGGATTTAATAAAATTGACATATTGCTCAAACAGCCCTGAATTATAAAAATATATCTCTTTACTTTTATCTTCTCTCAAATGACCAAATTTTACTTTGATTACATTTTCTATTTTTACCATATCCGATACTTCGCAAGTAAATAGGTATTCATAGATATTATCTTTGGATTTTCCTGTCATATTATTGTATTCTTTCAATCGCCGTTCTAAATCGTCGGTTCTGCCAATTTTACAAAATGACAACTCTTTGGATGCTTGAACAATATAAATAAATTGATTAGCCATAGTTTTTACCCTTATCTAAAGGCAAATTATAAAACATATTTGCTGAAGACGCAATCATTTATATTTATAGAAAAAGTGATAACTTGCAGGACAAAGAGAAATAAATACACACGTAAAATAAATTGAATTTTGATTTATCTGTCAATAAAATTTATAATTTTATTGTTAAGGGGTAATTTTAATGAAAGAAAAGACAAAAAAGATGATTATAATTTTGACTTTTGCGTTCTTTTGTGCATCGGCCACAATAATGGTTATCACGAGACTATTTGGTTTGACATTTTTTAAACTATCCAAACCTACACTTCAAATGATTAACAATCTTACTCCGGAGAATGAAAGAAGAATCGCTGAAATTGCAGGTTTAGACGCTAATCACAAAATACTTTACGTTGAAAAGTGGAAAGATCGTGGGTCCGTTCTGATAATTTGGATGACCAATAACGGAAATATAGAAAAAATTATCCCATATGTTAACGATTCGGATAAAACAGAAAAAGTCCGCAAATACGACCCTTTGAGCAGGACTTTTGTAACCGGCGACTACTATGAGAACAATTCATCATTTGTCATAATATACTCTTATAAAAATTATTTTGGAAATTTTATAAGATATCAAATAAGATTTGTTTCTTCCGGAGCATTGAATTCCGTGTTGGATATTTTTCAGGGTCATAAAGAATATGCGGCAGGACGGCTTGAAGATTATGATCTGTGGCGCTTTCAGTTGGACCAGCAATATAAATAACAATATTTAAAATTCCAAAAAAATATTTTTAAAAAATCAAAATACTAACAAAAAAATAACAGAATTTTGGCAAGTTGAAAAGTTTTTTCCGTATAGGTATAATAAATCGTATGAAAAAAGTAATATTGCCTTTTATTTTTATTGCTCAGCTTGCTGCTGTATCTTTTGCCGCGGAGGTAAAAGTAAGATATATAGTATTTTTTGCCGAAAGTTCCGATATTGCCGAAAAAGTTGTGGATAAAATACTTTTTTCAAAAAGATTTTGTATGACAGTTCCTGTCATTTCCGGCAGTACGGTTGCGGCAGGGCTTGAAGAGC contains these protein-coding regions:
- a CDS encoding GIY-YIG nuclease family protein, which encodes MANQFIYIVQASKELSFCKIGRTDDLERRLKEYNNMTGKSKDNIYEYLFTCEVSDMVKIENVIKVKFGHLREDKSKEIYFYNSGLFEQYVNFIKSHNLFVRETFIKLEPKNKIVKIKVVKKTTPSLEERGLTRENIITKAKKIDNDEFYTRYEDIKKEIEMYDAEIWCDKVIFCNCDDAVDTNETGHNPRNTSAFALYFLQNFQELGLKKLICTHYSGKVDLFNQGSAGYIFTKDGFSEFGTKEHPKGYTGSFADPLSIKILNEEVDIVCTNPPFSRAIEYWKITIESGKKFLFISNIVNILNTAFIPYFKNNKVWPGYNSVDWYLNPKRETVRAAGHWYTNLPINNRPKYKQLKIMPLKDIPTQYKKYDDSGLLLVDNNFIPEGYKKSFGVSSRPLLNGLLEKGYKIINDKQYIPYINGKPTWSRIIVRKV